In Mesoplodon densirostris isolate mMesDen1 chromosome 2, mMesDen1 primary haplotype, whole genome shotgun sequence, the DNA window CgggcgcgggggcgggggcggggggagggcccGCTGGCTGCCGCTCAGGGCAGGCTCCTGCAGGTACGTGCTCATGAATGCGGGCGAGCCCCTCAGTGAGCTGGAGGCCGAGCAGATGATGAAGGAAGCCGACAAGAACGGGGACGGGACCATCGACTACGAGGGTGAGTGGGGAATGGGATCCGGGAGCCCCGCAGCCGGGTCGGGCCAGGCTGCTGACTTGTCCCTCTGCTCTCAGAGTTCGTGGCCATGATGACTGGGGAGTCCTTCAAGTTGGTCCAGTAGGAGCAGCCACTGCGGCCGTGGGAAGCCCGTTGCCTGCTGCCATCACCCTGCTGCCCACCCTGTCATCCACCCCACGCCAGCTCCGTGGCCAATAAACGCTCCAGCCAGACTCGTGTGTGCTTCACTGTCCCCAGGCTGGAAAAAGGGGCTGCAAAGCTGCGGgtctggagaagggagagggtTCTCCTGAGCTGCTCATCACACTTGGGCCATCACTTCTGTGGGACACCTGACACTGCCTACAGCCCAGCTCTGGGCTCCGGACACCAGCCGGAAGGCCAGGCTGGGCATAGGTTGAGGACCACGTACTCACACTGCCTGCCTGCCCTGGGAGGCGGCTGCCCGAGGGCCCCTCCCGGAGCTCTTTCCTCCATATGGAGATCACTTAGATAGAAACTTTATTCACTCTCTCTCCAAAAAGCTGTAGACATCACAGCAGGCCCTCAGCCTTGAGGCTTAGGTCTGTGGGGCCTCATCTGGGCTGAGGGCCTGCTGGGCCTGGGCCAGGGGCCAGGGCTGAACGTAGcagcgtgcgtgcgtgcgtgcgtgcgtgcgtgcgtgcgtgcgtgcgtgtgtgtgtgtgtgtgtgtgtgtgtgtgtgtgtgtgtgtgtgtgtgtgtgtccaacaCAGGGCTGGCTGGCTCAGATGCCCAGCGTTACATAGCAACGAGGCCAGGGCTGCAGCAATGTGCCGGACGGCTGGCCTTCCCGGGAGGGAAGGATGGTGAGGGTGGGCTGGGGTGCCCTTGCACAGTCCCCTGTGAGGACAGAGCGGCCGGTGGCATCGGAAGGCTCAGGAGAGCTTTCCTGCCCCCTCCGCGGGGCACCAGGGCTACAGCCAGGGGTGTTGGGCATTGCGGCCCCACTCCTGGGGCCCTGGAGGGGTCTCTAGGCATGAGGCCTCAGGTAGGGGGCTGGGCTACTGGGAGGGGGGTGGCTCTTCCTGTCTGGTTTTAGCCATCTTGACGGCCTCATCGTAGGAGGGCGGCAGCTCAGGGGCATACAGGCTGTAGGCAGGAGGGGTCACAGAGTCCAGGTCCAGCTCCCCAAAGGGCAGGGGCAGCCGCGTGCCCAGCGGGTACTGCACAGAGCTGTAGGCTGCAGGGAACCAGAATGGGTTTGTGGGGACGGGTGGCTCTGGCCCTCACCAGTCCCCTGCCGCCCCTTCAGGCAGGTGGGCCGCCGGGCGAGGTCTGCTGGCACTCACATGACACAGTGCTGTGCATGGGGCTGTCGCTGTCCGCGGGGATGGCTGTCAGGTCGCAGGGCTCAGGTGCTGATGGCAGGTGTGGCTGGGCGTGTGCCCGCTTCCGGAGACAACAGAACCGGACACAGCTGGCCGTGGCCCcacacagcagcagcaggaggacaGCGAGCAGGAGAAGCCTGGTTGGGGGGGCGAGATCTGCCACTGGACCGACCCCCGGCCGCTGGCCGCCTGCTCCCTGGGGGCAGTCACAGCTCGGTTGCCCAAGACAAGGCGATGGATAGGGTAAAAGACAACCAGGGACTCTCTCTCCAGGCCGCAGACCTCCTGCCGGCCCGGCCTGGCCTCCTGCTGCTGGCCTGCTCTGGCTGTCTCTCCAGGGCTGGCCACAACTGGCCTTGGGCTTACTCCCAGGACACGCTGTCCCAGACCGA includes these proteins:
- the TMEM52 gene encoding transmembrane protein 52 — translated: MVIGLGTGLCSRSGTACPGSKPKASCGQPWRDSQSRPAAGGQAGPAGGLRPGERVPGCLLPYPSPCLGQPSCDCPQGAGGQRPGVGPVADLAPPTRLLLLAVLLLLLCGATASCVRFCCLRKRAHAQPHLPSAPEPCDLTAIPADSDSPMHSTVSSYSSVQYPLGTRLPLPFGELDLDSVTPPAYSLYAPELPPSYDEAVKMAKTRQEEPPPSQ